Part of the Xanthomonas sp. SI genome is shown below.
TCAGCGGCGCCGGCACCGGCAGCGCGTTGCGTTCGTGCACCACCGCGTATTCGGCATAACCGCCGCCGGCGACCAGCGCACACACCGCATCGCCGAGCCGGTAGCGCTCCACGCCCTCGCCCAGCGCCACCACCTCGCCGGCGAACTCCAGCCCCGGCAGCGGCGACGCCCCGGGCGGCGGCGGATAGCTGCCGCGGCGCTGCATCACGTCGGGGCGGTTGACCCCGGCCGCAGCCACCCGCACCAGCAGTTCGCCGCGGCCCGGATGCGGCAGCGGCAGGCGCACCGGCACCAGCACCTCCGGCTCGCCGGGGTGGCGGATCTCGATCGCGGTCATCGAATCGGGGAGCGAAGCGGCGGACATCGGCGACATGGCGGGAACCTTCAAAGACGGCGCAACGCCACGCGGGCGCGCAGCGCGGGAACCGCGATGATCGGCCTTCGCCGCGTTGCGATCCGTGATGGTGCGCGCAGGGTTCCGTCCGGACCAAACACCGTCCGCTCGGAAATTGAAGGGATGCCGTGAAATCCCTGTAGGAGCGGCTTCAGCCGCGACAGGCATCACCGATAAATCCTGTCGCGGCTGAAGCCGCTCCTACAAAGTGCGCAACGCGATGCGAGGACTGCGCTAGCTAATCGCCAGCCGCCGCCTGCACCGGCCACGGCGTCAACGCCGGCACGTCGGCCTGCACCTGCTGCGCGTCCAGCCGCGCCTGCAGCGCCGGCAACGCGACCGCCAACGGACAGCGCAGACGGCCGCCGCAACCCGGCAACGGCCAGCGCCGCTCGCGCAGCCGGTCGCCGTCGAAGCGGTTGTCGCGCAGCGCCTGCAAGGTTGGCACCACGCTACGCAGTTGCAGATAGTCGCGGCCGCGCTGCCGCACCAGATCCAGCAGCAGCGCGCCGCCGGGCGGATAGGCATCGGGCTGGCCGCGCACCGGGCCGGGCACGCCGAGCAGGCCGGCCAGATGCGCCAGGTTGGTGTCGTGGCCGAGCAGCAGCAGCGCGCGGGTGTGCGCCGGCGCCAGCGGCGCCACTGCCGGGGTCTGTCCGGCTGCGGCCTGCAGCGTCGCCAGCAGGTGCGCGAGCAGGTTGGAGCCACCGGCACGCGCCGCCGGCAGGGCGCGCTTGCTGTGGTCGAAGGAGGCGTTGTGCAGCCCGATCAGGCGTTGCAGGGCGGGCGCATCGGCGCGGCCCCACGCCACCTGCGGCAGCGGCAGGCCCTGCGCGTATTCCAGCATCAGGTTCTCGGCCAGGCTGCCGGCGGTCTTCAGCAGCTTGGCCGCCTGCGCGGGATCGTCCAGCCGCTGCGGATCGTCCAGCCGCGGGGTGTCCTGGCCAGGCGCTTGCGCGGCGCAGGCGGCGCCCCGGCAGTCGGACAGGACCTGCTGCAGCGCGCGCAGCCGCGCACGCGTGGCCGCATCCGGATGCAGCGGCGCGGCCACCGCGTCGTCGTCCTTGTCGTCGTTCCTGTCCTTGCCGGCCGCGTAGTGGAACAGCGGATTGTTCTGTGCCGTCGGCAGCGCCAGATACTGGGCGCGGCAGCCCGGCTGCAGGCCTTCGCCGAAGGCCGCGGCGCTGGCATGGTTGCGCGGCGTGCTGTCGGCGATCAGCACCACCTGCGCGGCAGCGCAGTCCGGCGCCAGCACGCCTTCGGCCAGCCAGCGCTGCCGGTAGCGCGCGCCCAGCGCCTGCATGCCCGCCGCGCCATGCGCGGTGAGCATGCCCGGTGCCACCGGCCATTGCGGCCATGGCTGCGCCGCGTACCTGGCCAGCGCTTGCGGATCCTGGGTCGGCGCGCGCACGCCGTGGCGCATCACCACGATGCTCAGGCGCACTTGCGCTGGCGCGTTCGCGCCGGCGCGCGCCGCGGTGCCCGCCGGCACGCGTGCGGCCACGGCCGGCAATGCCGCCGCGGCCAGCATCAACAGCGCCGCCACGCGATGCAGGCGGCGCCGCGCAAGCGCGGCGGTCCTGGGTGCTTGGATGGAGACGTGCATGCCCCCGGCCTCAGAACTTCAGCGACAGGTCGAGGAACACGCCGCGTCCGGCCAGGCCGAAGTACAGCGGCTGGTTGTCGGAGGAGCGCGCGCCGGCATAGCCAATCAACGCATGCCGATCGAGCAGGTTGTTGACGTCCATGCTGATCGAATAGCCCTTCAGGCCGTAGGGGCCATGCGTGCTGCGATAGCCCAGCGCCGCATCCAGGCTGGCGTAGCCGCCCAGGCGCTGGTCGTTGCCGAACACGGTGGCGCCGCTGGCGTCCGTGGTGTTGTCCACGCCGTACTGCGCGCCGACCACCTTTTCCATCAACGAGCCGAAGTAGCCGGTGCCGCTGTTGTAGAGCAGGCCCAATGCCCCGGTCACGTGCGGGGTGCCGGCGACCTGGGTGCTGCTGTGCTTGTAGGTGGCCTCGTTGTAGCTGGCGTTGGCGTACAGGCTCAGCGTCGGCGTCAGCGCGTAGGTGGCCTCGGCCTCGGCGCCGCGGTACACCGCGCCGCCACCGTTGACGTAGGCGCTCTCGGTGCCGCTGTCGGTGGCGACCAGGGTCTGGCTGATGTAGTTGCTGAAATCGATGTAGTAGATGTCGGCGCCGAAGGTCAGCCCGCGCGCGGCGTAGCTGGTGCCGAGCTGGTAGTTGCTGGTCAGCTCCGGCTGCAGGCCGCGCTCGCCGTTGAGTTCGATCACGTCGATCGGCGGCGCCAGGAAGCCGCGCGCGGCCTGCACGTAGCCGCTCCAGTGGTCGCTGAAGGCGTCGTGCAGGCTCAGCGACGGCAGCGTCGCGTCGTAGTTGGCGCTGGTGTAGGACGGCGCCGGCGGGGTGCTCTTGTTGAGCTGCGCGTCGAGCTGGCGTTCCACCCGCGAATAGCGCACGCCGGGGCTGAGGGTCAGCGTGTCGCTCAGCTTCCAGTCGTACTGCACGTACGGCTGCAGCGTGTCGGTGCGGTCGTGCAGCTGGTAGTTGTACAGATAGCCGTACTTGGTGCCGCTGGCCGCGCCGGTGCTCATGTCCACCGGCTGCTGCTCGCGTTCGTCCAGACTGCGTTCCGCCCACACGCCGGTCTGCAACTGGCCCGGGCCCAGATCGCGGGCAAGCCGCAGCACGTCGCCGAAGGCATGGAAATCGTTGTCCGACAGCTTGCCGGGCACGTCGGTGGCCGGCTTGGACAGCTTCTTGCCGGTGCTGGAGTAGAAGGTCACGCCGTTGTCGGCCGCGCTCTCGCTGGTGGGGATGCTGCTCTTGGCGGCGGTATGGTCGAAGCTGTTGTAGTAGACCTTGTTGTCGAGGTCCCAGTCGCCCAGGCGCGTGCTCAGGCCCAGGTAGCTGAAGCTGGAGTAGTACGCCGCGCTGTTGTAGCCGGTGTAGTTCTGCAGGGTCGGATCGTTGCCCAGGCCGTAGCGCCAGCCGTGCTGTTCGATCTGCGCGCGGGTGGCGCCCTGCACGGTGTTCTGGTGTTCCTGGTTGTAGCTGCTGACGAAGGTCAGCGTGGTCGCCTCGCCCAGCTCGGTGACGGTCTTGACGAAGGCGTGCTCGCGGCGGTCGTCGGTGCCTTTCAGGTAGGTGTCGCTGGCTTCCTTGGACAGGTCGGCGAACACGCGGGTGTTGCCGATGTGCTCGTCGGCGCTGACCCCGGTGGACCAGGTGTCCCAGCTGCCGCCGG
Proteins encoded:
- a CDS encoding histidine-type phosphatase; the encoded protein is MHVSIQAPRTAALARRRLHRVAALLMLAAAALPAVAARVPAGTAARAGANAPAQVRLSIVVMRHGVRAPTQDPQALARYAAQPWPQWPVAPGMLTAHGAAGMQALGARYRQRWLAEGVLAPDCAAAQVVLIADSTPRNHASAAAFGEGLQPGCRAQYLALPTAQNNPLFHYAAGKDRNDDKDDDAVAAPLHPDAATRARLRALQQVLSDCRGAACAAQAPGQDTPRLDDPQRLDDPAQAAKLLKTAGSLAENLMLEYAQGLPLPQVAWGRADAPALQRLIGLHNASFDHSKRALPAARAGGSNLLAHLLATLQAAAGQTPAVAPLAPAHTRALLLLGHDTNLAHLAGLLGVPGPVRGQPDAYPPGGALLLDLVRQRGRDYLQLRSVVPTLQALRDNRFDGDRLRERRWPLPGCGGRLRCPLAVALPALQARLDAQQVQADVPALTPWPVQAAAGD
- a CDS encoding TonB-dependent receptor — encoded protein: MRNTLVVSIALLLGSTSSLPAWSAPVAATAPAIAPMPLDQALELFARSSGLQLMYDPALAAGQRSNGAPAGLAPAQQLQKLLAGTGLDYRMPTPSTVSIVRGAAPAQRSAAAPRAPHAAATPAADPGDRDDGPRELAPINVTANSVDTLAPSAAPLEASQPTSVIDERFIRDGLRLNANYDDIIKYAPSVVTTSPEGPGLGKNEGISIRGFQDGQFNTTFDGIPFGDASDLHHTTSAYFNNHVLGQAEIDRGPGGGATIGNATFGGTLALRTRNPSAVDGVTAYITGGSWDTWSTGVSADEHIGNTRVFADLSKEASDTYLKGTDDRREHAFVKTVTELGEATTLTFVSSYNQEHQNTVQGATRAQIEQHGWRYGLGNDPTLQNYTGYNSAAYYSSFSYLGLSTRLGDWDLDNKVYYNSFDHTAAKSSIPTSESAADNGVTFYSSTGKKLSKPATDVPGKLSDNDFHAFGDVLRLARDLGPGQLQTGVWAERSLDEREQQPVDMSTGAASGTKYGYLYNYQLHDRTDTLQPYVQYDWKLSDTLTLSPGVRYSRVERQLDAQLNKSTPPAPSYTSANYDATLPSLSLHDAFSDHWSGYVQAARGFLAPPIDVIELNGERGLQPELTSNYQLGTSYAARGLTFGADIYYIDFSNYISQTLVATDSGTESAYVNGGGAVYRGAEAEATYALTPTLSLYANASYNEATYKHSSTQVAGTPHVTGALGLLYNSGTGYFGSLMEKVVGAQYGVDNTTDASGATVFGNDQRLGGYASLDAALGYRSTHGPYGLKGYSISMDVNNLLDRHALIGYAGARSSDNQPLYFGLAGRGVFLDLSLKF